A genomic stretch from Corynebacterium faecale includes:
- a CDS encoding galactan 5-O-arabinofuranosyltransferase, whose protein sequence is MKNSAEHHGAGKADTPRTQTLPTSGGHGSSAVQVHDFYPDRLDNGRTVVSIVLAAVGAFVFTLVSWLVLKQTSLPAFGSSMVTRALASATIVVVLMILGVLMWLWIRDEHFASSRQNGGVLQKVPRPMWRRVLTYLVAYLSPAALVVAVLAIPLSATRLYLDGISVDQGFRTQYLTRLADDIAITDMNYVDIPTYYPPLWFWFGGRLANLLDIPGWEVFQPWSIISLAIGGAVLVPVWQRLVGSLPVATGIAIVTTCVILVMSPDEPYAALVAMGIPAMVALTPGILRGKKFALIGGILFLGFSATFYTLFTAAIALSVVVVTAVVFLTLKRSWKPVVWLTVLGVASISIALITWGPFLLASAGGAEQSGDTAMHYLPMEGTQLPLPFLAPSMLGLLSIIGLVYLVVRRSDPVVQSMQIALIVFYGWIIASMMSTLLGSTLLGFRLDTLVVLMLTTAGVLGIADFLLAGIYMLYPNRITPRVASNTTTILIVLVLAGGLNYAQNIPQRNAHAIDLAYTDTDGYGERADLYPAGSAQYYGEIDAHLQEEGFHPSDTIVLTDELNFMSYNPYRGFQAFTSHYANPLGEFGKRNATIEGWAVESWDELSDPADFAAAIDGSEWAGPEVFILRGDAEDVGRGDEGQGAAGWKYDLAEDIYPNNPNVRFRGVFFNPQVFVADGAPWQVEQIGPFVVVTRDE, encoded by the coding sequence ATGAAGAACTCCGCCGAACACCATGGGGCCGGGAAGGCTGACACCCCCAGGACGCAGACGCTGCCCACCTCCGGTGGGCACGGCAGCTCCGCCGTCCAGGTCCATGACTTCTACCCGGACCGGTTGGATAATGGCCGCACCGTGGTGTCCATCGTCCTGGCAGCGGTGGGAGCCTTTGTGTTCACACTCGTATCGTGGCTGGTGTTGAAGCAAACCAGTCTGCCGGCCTTCGGTTCCTCGATGGTCACGCGTGCATTGGCTTCAGCCACCATCGTGGTGGTGCTGATGATCCTGGGTGTCCTGATGTGGTTATGGATCCGCGATGAACATTTCGCCAGCTCTCGACAAAATGGCGGTGTTCTACAGAAGGTCCCCCGCCCGATGTGGCGCAGGGTGTTGACCTACCTCGTGGCCTATCTCAGCCCCGCGGCGCTCGTGGTGGCAGTGCTGGCCATCCCGCTGTCAGCCACCCGGCTCTACCTGGATGGCATCAGCGTTGATCAGGGCTTCCGCACCCAGTACCTGACCCGGTTGGCGGATGATATCGCCATCACCGACATGAACTATGTGGACATCCCCACCTACTACCCGCCGTTGTGGTTCTGGTTCGGTGGCCGTCTGGCCAATCTCCTGGATATCCCCGGGTGGGAAGTCTTCCAACCGTGGTCGATCATCTCCCTGGCCATCGGCGGTGCGGTGTTGGTTCCGGTGTGGCAGCGTCTGGTTGGTTCCCTGCCGGTGGCCACGGGCATCGCCATCGTCACCACCTGCGTGATCCTGGTGATGAGCCCGGATGAGCCCTATGCCGCGCTGGTCGCGATGGGGATCCCTGCCATGGTGGCCCTGACCCCGGGCATTCTCCGGGGCAAAAAGTTCGCGCTCATCGGCGGCATCCTGTTCCTGGGGTTCTCCGCCACGTTCTACACACTGTTCACGGCGGCCATCGCGTTGTCGGTCGTGGTGGTCACCGCGGTGGTGTTCCTGACTCTGAAACGAAGTTGGAAACCAGTGGTGTGGTTGACGGTGTTGGGGGTTGCGTCGATAAGCATCGCGCTGATCACCTGGGGCCCGTTCCTGCTCGCCAGCGCCGGGGGCGCGGAGCAAAGTGGTGATACCGCCATGCATTATCTGCCGATGGAGGGCACCCAGCTGCCGCTGCCGTTTCTCGCGCCGAGCATGCTCGGGCTGCTGAGCATCATTGGGCTGGTCTATCTGGTGGTGCGCCGTTCGGATCCGGTGGTGCAGTCCATGCAGATCGCGCTCATTGTGTTCTACGGCTGGATCATCGCCTCGATGATGAGCACGCTCCTTGGCTCCACCTTGCTGGGTTTCCGCCTGGATACCCTCGTGGTGCTGATGCTGACCACAGCAGGTGTGCTGGGGATCGCTGATTTCCTGCTGGCCGGGATCTACATGCTGTACCCCAACCGGATCACGCCGAGGGTGGCAAGCAACACCACCACCATCCTCATCGTGCTGGTGCTCGCGGGCGGTCTGAATTATGCCCAGAATATCCCGCAGCGCAATGCGCACGCGATCGACCTTGCCTATACGGATACGGACGGTTATGGCGAACGCGCGGACCTCTACCCGGCGGGGTCGGCGCAGTACTACGGTGAGATCGACGCGCATCTGCAGGAGGAGGGTTTTCACCCGTCTGACACCATCGTGCTCACCGATGAACTGAACTTCATGTCCTATAACCCCTATCGCGGTTTCCAGGCGTTCACCTCGCATTATGCGAATCCATTGGGGGAATTCGGCAAGCGCAATGCCACGATCGAAGGCTGGGCGGTGGAGAGCTGGGATGAGCTGTCGGACCCTGCTGATTTCGCCGCCGCGATCGACGGTTCCGAGTGGGCGGGCCCTGAGGTGTTCATCCTCCGGGGCGATGCGGAAGATGTGGGCCGGGGCGATGAGGGCCAGGGTGCGGCCGGCTGGAAATATGACCTCGCGGAGGACATCTACCCCAATAATCCGAATGTGCGTTTCCGGGGCGTGTTCTTCAATCCGCAGGTGTTTGTGGCCGATGGTGCCCCGTGGCAGGTCGAGCAGATCGGGCCGTTCGTGGTGGTGACGCGTGATGAGTGA
- a CDS encoding decaprenylphospho-beta-D-erythro-pentofuranosid-2-ulose 2-reductase has translation MLNAVGKAQNILLLGGTSEIGIAIVERFLQQGGSNVTLAARKDSPRIEAAVAQIKAAGADTVKVVDFDALDPSSHPAAIDAAFAEGDVDVAVVAFGVLGDNEVQWRDQAEAVSAVSVNYTAGVSVGVLLGRKMEAQGHGTIVAMSSVAGQRVRRSNFVYGSAKAGFDGFYTQLGEALRDSGASVLVVRAGQVRTKMSADAGEAPLTVNREDVAEAIYKAVVEKKDIIYVHPLFEYVSLAFQFIPRAIFRKLPF, from the coding sequence ATGCTGAACGCTGTGGGCAAAGCCCAGAACATCCTCCTTCTCGGCGGAACCTCCGAGATCGGAATCGCGATCGTGGAACGTTTCCTCCAGCAGGGTGGCTCCAATGTCACCCTCGCAGCCCGTAAGGACTCCCCTCGCATCGAGGCCGCCGTCGCCCAGATCAAGGCCGCCGGCGCTGACACCGTCAAGGTCGTCGACTTCGATGCACTCGATCCCTCATCCCACCCCGCCGCCATTGATGCTGCCTTCGCTGAAGGTGACGTGGACGTGGCCGTGGTGGCCTTCGGTGTGCTCGGTGACAATGAGGTTCAGTGGCGTGATCAGGCCGAGGCCGTGAGCGCCGTGTCTGTGAACTACACCGCCGGCGTGTCCGTGGGTGTGCTCCTGGGCCGCAAGATGGAAGCTCAGGGCCATGGCACCATCGTGGCCATGTCTTCGGTGGCCGGGCAGCGTGTGCGCCGCTCCAACTTCGTCTACGGCTCCGCCAAGGCGGGCTTCGACGGCTTCTACACCCAGCTCGGTGAGGCCCTCCGTGACTCGGGTGCCAGCGTGCTTGTCGTGCGTGCAGGCCAGGTCCGCACCAAGATGAGCGCCGATGCCGGTGAGGCACCACTGACGGTGAACCGTGAGGATGTCGCCGAGGCCATCTACAAGGCTGTCGTGGAGAAGAAGGACATCATCTATGTCCACCCACTGTTTGAGTATGTCTCACTGGCCTTCCAGTTCATTCCACGCGCAATCTTCCGCAAGCTGCCTTTCTAG
- a CDS encoding FAD-binding oxidoreductase, translating into MNSSNGTSSTGASAGAPGALPLEAHTLTGWGRTAPTTAEVLSTPDLDVIVEAVRRVAEQNDSKPAYLRRGVIPRGMGRSYGDPAQNAGGLVIDMQQLNKIHSIDPESAIVDVDGGVTLDQLMKAALPYGLWIPVLPGTRQVTIGGAIGPDIHGKNHHSAGSFGDHVVSMELLVADGRILHLEPEGTAEDPDGTLFWATVGGMGLTGIIVRACVRMTKTETAYFIADTDRTSNLNETVEFHSDGSEHNYTYSSAWFDVISPEPKLGRSTISRGSLATLAQLEELSPKLAKDPLKFNAPQLMTVPDIFPSWTMNKLSLMAIGEAYYAMGSPARHQVKNLTQFYQPLDLIGEWNRGYGSKGFLQYQFVVPMEAVDAFKDIIRDMQKSGHYSALNVFKLFGPGNRGPLSYPMPGWNVCVDFPIRPGLGAFLDDLDKRVMEFGGRLYLAKESRTSAENFHAMYPGMEGWLKTRNEIDPTGVFASDMSRRLELH; encoded by the coding sequence ATGAACAGTTCTAACGGCACGTCCAGCACCGGCGCTTCGGCCGGTGCCCCCGGAGCCCTTCCACTAGAAGCCCACACACTGACCGGCTGGGGCCGTACCGCCCCCACCACCGCTGAAGTTCTCTCCACCCCGGATCTCGACGTGATCGTCGAGGCGGTCCGTCGGGTTGCGGAACAGAACGATTCCAAGCCTGCCTACCTCAGGCGCGGTGTGATCCCCCGTGGCATGGGACGCTCCTATGGAGATCCTGCACAGAACGCCGGTGGCCTCGTCATCGACATGCAGCAGTTGAACAAGATCCACTCGATCGACCCGGAATCCGCCATCGTGGACGTGGATGGCGGTGTCACCCTGGATCAGCTGATGAAGGCCGCACTCCCCTACGGCCTGTGGATTCCCGTTCTGCCCGGCACCCGCCAGGTGACCATCGGTGGTGCCATCGGACCCGATATCCACGGCAAAAACCACCACTCCGCAGGTTCCTTCGGTGACCACGTGGTCTCCATGGAACTGCTGGTCGCGGACGGTCGCATCCTGCACCTGGAGCCGGAGGGCACCGCAGAGGATCCAGACGGCACCCTGTTCTGGGCAACCGTCGGCGGCATGGGACTGACCGGCATCATCGTCCGTGCGTGCGTGCGCATGACCAAGACGGAAACCGCGTACTTCATCGCAGACACCGATCGCACCAGCAACCTGAATGAAACCGTTGAGTTCCACTCTGACGGATCTGAGCACAACTACACGTACTCCTCCGCATGGTTCGATGTGATCTCCCCGGAACCGAAACTGGGGCGCTCCACCATCTCCCGTGGCTCCCTGGCCACCCTGGCGCAGCTGGAGGAACTCTCCCCCAAGCTGGCCAAGGATCCCCTGAAGTTCAATGCACCACAGTTGATGACCGTGCCGGACATCTTCCCGTCCTGGACCATGAACAAGCTCAGCCTCATGGCGATCGGCGAAGCTTATTACGCCATGGGTTCCCCTGCGCGTCACCAGGTGAAGAACCTGACGCAGTTCTACCAGCCACTGGATCTCATCGGCGAGTGGAACCGCGGTTATGGATCCAAGGGATTCCTCCAGTATCAGTTCGTGGTGCCCATGGAGGCCGTCGATGCCTTCAAGGACATCATCCGCGACATGCAGAAGTCCGGCCACTATTCCGCACTGAACGTGTTCAAACTGTTCGGCCCCGGCAACCGCGGGCCCCTGTCCTACCCGATGCCGGGTTGGAACGTCTGCGTGGACTTCCCGATCCGACCGGGTCTGGGTGCCTTCCTGGACGATCTGGACAAGCGCGTCATGGAATTCGGTGGCCGCCTGTACCTGGCCAAGGAGTCCCGCACCTCCGCGGAGAACTTCCATGCCATGTACCCGGGCATGGAAGGCTGGTTGAAGACCCGCAATGAGATCGACCCCACCGGTGTCTTCGCCTCCGACATGTCCCGCCGACTCGAGCTGCACTAG
- a CDS encoding ABC transporter substrate-binding protein: MKTLFRTGIAVSTVSLAGALLVACGSSDTIEGTDDASGDAIVVGSQDYYSNEIIAELYAQALEAADYQVERDFRIGQREVYMGEVESGTVDLFPEYSGPLLQYWQPDTQARLGAEVHTELVDAAPDGLTILDDAPATDQDAYVVTRALAEEYNLTSIPDLANIPGPIVLGANSEAETRPNGPVGLMDNYGIDAGFTPIEDGGGPLTIKALNDGDVQFAIIYTGDPTIQDNDLVVLEDPDGMFLASHVVPVASDALDEGARDIINEISAALTSEELLSLNSQSVTDQSSASTIASQWLEEKDLV; this comes from the coding sequence ATGAAGACACTGTTTCGTACCGGGATCGCAGTGAGCACAGTGAGCCTCGCCGGTGCCCTGTTGGTTGCTTGTGGTTCCTCAGACACGATAGAAGGCACTGATGATGCCTCCGGTGACGCCATCGTGGTGGGATCACAGGACTACTACTCCAATGAGATCATCGCGGAGCTCTACGCGCAGGCGCTCGAGGCCGCTGATTACCAGGTGGAGCGCGATTTCCGCATCGGCCAGCGCGAGGTCTACATGGGCGAGGTGGAGAGCGGCACGGTTGACCTCTTCCCGGAATACTCCGGGCCACTGCTGCAGTACTGGCAGCCGGACACGCAGGCGCGCCTGGGCGCTGAGGTGCATACGGAGCTTGTCGACGCCGCACCCGACGGCCTCACCATCCTCGACGATGCCCCCGCCACCGACCAGGACGCTTATGTGGTGACCCGGGCCCTGGCAGAGGAATACAACCTCACCAGCATCCCGGACCTGGCCAACATCCCGGGCCCCATCGTCCTGGGTGCGAACTCCGAGGCTGAAACCCGCCCCAACGGACCCGTGGGGTTGATGGACAACTACGGCATCGACGCCGGATTCACCCCGATCGAGGACGGTGGCGGTCCCCTGACCATCAAGGCGCTCAACGACGGCGATGTGCAGTTCGCCATCATCTATACCGGCGATCCGACCATCCAGGACAATGACCTGGTGGTCTTAGAGGATCCGGATGGCATGTTCCTGGCCTCCCATGTGGTGCCGGTGGCCAGCGACGCACTGGATGAGGGTGCCCGGGACATCATCAATGAGATCAGTGCTGCGCTGACCTCCGAGGAACTGCTGTCCCTCAATTCCCAGAGTGTCACCGACCAGTCGTCGGCATCGACCATCGCCTCGCAGTGGTTGGAGGAGAAAGACCTGGTCTAA
- a CDS encoding ABC transporter permease encodes MELLNVTWAWLSDPAEWSGAGSIPQRLVEHLAVTLVVVTIAAAIAIPLGVLIGHYRVGGNLVSAIVGAGRAIPTLGLLTLLGLWIGIGVTAPMIALIVLAAPPLLAGAYSGVTSVEAITVKAARAIGMSEFQIIRSVELPLASPLIIGGIRSAVVQVVATATLAAYTADVGFGRYIFSGLKTRDYGEMIGGALLVIALALLLETVFSFILHTRKLLKGQS; translated from the coding sequence ATGGAACTGCTGAACGTCACCTGGGCGTGGTTATCGGATCCGGCGGAATGGTCCGGGGCGGGATCAATACCGCAGCGTCTGGTGGAACACCTGGCGGTGACGCTGGTGGTGGTGACTATCGCCGCAGCCATCGCGATCCCGCTGGGAGTGCTCATCGGGCATTACAGGGTGGGCGGAAATCTGGTGTCCGCCATCGTCGGTGCCGGTCGTGCCATTCCCACCCTGGGGCTTCTCACACTGCTCGGCCTGTGGATCGGCATCGGTGTGACTGCCCCCATGATCGCCCTCATTGTCCTAGCTGCCCCACCGCTGCTCGCCGGCGCCTATTCTGGGGTGACCAGTGTGGAGGCGATCACAGTGAAGGCAGCCCGGGCCATCGGGATGTCGGAGTTTCAGATCATCCGTTCAGTGGAGTTGCCGTTGGCATCCCCGTTGATCATCGGTGGGATACGTTCCGCCGTTGTGCAGGTGGTGGCCACGGCCACGCTGGCTGCCTACACCGCGGATGTGGGATTCGGCAGATATATCTTCTCGGGACTGAAAACCCGGGATTATGGCGAGATGATCGGCGGCGCGTTGCTGGTTATCGCGCTGGCACTCCTGCTGGAAACTGTTTTCTCCTTCATCCTGCACACCAGGAAACTACTGAAAGGTCAGTCATGA